One stretch of Lucilia cuprina isolate Lc7/37 chromosome 6, ASM2204524v1, whole genome shotgun sequence DNA includes these proteins:
- the LOC111681998 gene encoding origin recognition complex subunit 3: MDPTISVSKGCFVFKNGATRADKTKKSSKRKRTTSISDNGILGKEITDQPFYRVYREMWQKIQTHIDDLQRESSARTLEDLVDYVVRQSRAGEEENLGMEEILPAAALLTGINQPDHLDQFDNLGQRINEKISASICILQSRDCSTIKSAVETLVHNFVEAPQADENDDRDNKRLRKSQCTMKQLKHWYRNNYPTVTAESKQQLDNGNETDASSIMSNGSTNALERHMLVVILPDFECFSAAVLQDLILILSANCCDLPLCMILGVATSITAVHNALPYHVTSKIKLRVFQTQAAPVSLNEILEKVILSPKYAFHLSGKAFKFLTHIFLYYDFSVNGFIQGFKYCLMEHYFQGNAYALCTNYSASLTKIKGMTHDDMETIRKQLSFRPYVESINDCKRIISILTDDNYLKKKLPSLLKDCHVYFMLKRIFLEFFTVLVEDLPKCPLGKYRRELYANCMAKELSTQPEYKESWQMLSFMSKDEFVAKISNAIKTTQDFFDQEIKGHLELSEDCEKIVEEKLHKVKELITKVVMAGMESSTTGGESQNTVTSPDELKQLSSRQDLKEKLLQMSKQQKPISEFTRSVQETLDYIEQQIVSVHLGSMQKAPPLHELFVFSDISTVRRNIIGAPRAALHMALNNPHFYLQCKCCGLREHSQLLATLPDLSIIYKLHLECGRMINLYDWLQAFRSLVDFTDEEQEQINPQIQARFTRAVAELQFLGYIKMSKRKTDHATRLTW, translated from the exons ATGGATCCCACCATATCAGTATCAAAA GgatgttttgttttcaaaaatggAGCAACACGAGCGGATAAAACTAAGAAGTCCAGCAAACGTAAAAGAACCACATCCATTAGTGACAACGGCATTTTGGGTAAAGAAATAACGGATCAACCATTTTATCGGGTTTATCGTGAAATGTGGCAAAAGATACAAACACACATAGATGATTTACAAAGGGAGAGCAGTGCTCGCACCTTAGAAGATTTGGTGGATTATGTTGTTAGGCAAAGTAGAGCGGGTGAAGAGGAAAACTTGGGCATGGAAGAGATATTACCAGCTGCTGCTCTTCTCACTGGCATAAATCAACCCGATCACTTGGACCAGTTTGATAACTTGGGTCAACGTATCAATGAGAAAATATCCGCCAGTATTTGTATATTACAATCTCGTGATTGTTCCACCATCAAGTCGGCCGTAGAGACATTAGTACATAATTTTGTTGAAGCTCCTCAGGCAGATGAGAACGATGATCGTGATAATAAACGTCTACGGAAATCGCAGTGTACCAtgaaacaattaaaacattGGTATCGTAATAATTATCCAACAGTTACAGCTGAGTCGAAACAGCAGCTAGATAATGGTAATGAAACGGATGCCAGTAGCATAATGAGTAATGGCAGTACTAATGCTTTAGAACGTCATATGTTGGTGGTTATATTGCCGGATTTTGAGTGTTTTAGTGCTGCTGTTTTACAagatttaatattgattttaagtGCCAACTGTTGTGATTTACCTTTATGTATGATCCTGGGTGTGGCCACTTCAATAACGGCCGTTCACAATGCTTTACCTTATCATGTAACGTCAAAGATTAAATTGCGTGTATTTCAAACACAAGCAGCACCAGTTAGTTTAAATGAG ATCTTGGAAAAGGTTATACTCTCACCTAAATATGCTTTTCATTTGTCCggtaaagcttttaaatttcttacacACATCTTTCTCTACTATGATTTCTCTGTAAATGGTTTTATACAAGGATTTAAG TATTGTCTCATGGAACATTATTTCCAAGGCAATGCTTACGCTCTCTGTACCAATTACTCTGCCTCTCTAACCAAAATCAAAGGTATGACCCATGATGATATGGAGACCATACGCAAACAACTCTCCTTTCGCCCCTATGTGGAGAGTATTAATGATTGCAAACGCATAATATCCATTTTAACAGATGACAACTATTTGAAAAAGAAACTACCCAGTCTTCTAAAAGATTGCCATGTGTACTTTATGTTAAAGCGCATATTTCTCGAATTCTTTACAGTTTTAGTAGAGGATTTACCAAAATGTCCTTTGGGTAAATATCGTCGTGAACTGTATGCCAATTGTATGGCCAAAGAGTTGAGTACTCAGCCAGAATATAAAGAATCTTGGCAAATGTTGTCGTTTATGTCTAAAGATGAATTTGTAGCTAAAATATCGAATGCTATAAAAACTACACAGGATTTCTTTGATCAAGAGATAAAAGGACATTTGGAATTGTCGGAAGATTGTGAGAAAATCGTTGAGGAAAAGTTACATAAAGTAAAGGAACTTATAACCAAAGTGGTAATGGCTGGTATGGAAAGTAGTACAACAGGTGGAGAGTCTCAGAATACGGTAACATCGCCTGATGAGCTAAAACAGTTATCTTCTCGACAAGACTTAAAGGAAAAACTCTTGCAAATGTCCAAACAACAAAAACCCATATCAGAGTTTACACGTTCGGTACAAGAAACTTTAGACTATATAGAACAACAAATAGTGTCGGTACATTTGGGTTCTATGCAAAAGGCTCCTCCACTACACGAACTGTTTGTATTCAGCGATATATCTACGGTTAGACGTAATATTATAGGAGCCCCAAGAGCTGCTTTACATATGGCTCTCAATAATCCTCATTTCTATTTGCAATGTAAATGCTGTGGTCTTAGAGAACATTCCCAATTGCTGGCCACTTTGCCAGATCTAtcgattatttataaattgcatTTAGAATGTGGTCGCATGATAAATCTTTATGATTGGCTGCAGGCTTTTCGTTCGCTGGTAGATTTCACTGATGAGGAACAAGAACAAATTAATCCACAAATACA gGCCCGATTTACCCGCGCTGTGGCAGAATTGCAATTTTTGGGTTATATTAAAATGTCTAAACGTAAAACGGACCATGCTACTCGTTTAACTTGGtag